The following proteins come from a genomic window of Terriglobia bacterium:
- a CDS encoding acetate/propionate family kinase has translation MIPKRDLNLLTVNTGSSSLKLAVYHFGETETCTFSANIDRIGQQKVPDHGTALRILLERIQREAIYSRLDGAGHRVVLGDRRCLEHQLITKRLSAVFQELVQSAPDHVPQVIESISTLESSYPGMPQAACSDSAFHSRMPRVSQMYALPLRLFEQGVLRYGFHGLSCEYIMQELDSLDPAAANGRVIIAHLGNGSSVTAVDHGKSIDTSMGFTPMSGLVMGTRCGDVDPGVLLHLMDRDEMTSRGLNDLLNKKSGLLGLSEHSADMRDLIEREAADARCADAITVFCYHVRKFIGAYTAALGGLDTVVFTGGIGEHSAVIRERICTGLNCLGITLDSDANRIDAGIISAKSSLVTVRVIRTDEDLMIARHTSQVITNSKT, from the coding sequence ATGATCCCCAAGCGTGATCTGAATCTATTGACCGTCAACACGGGCTCTTCCAGCTTGAAACTGGCTGTCTATCATTTCGGCGAAACGGAAACCTGCACGTTCTCGGCGAACATCGACCGGATCGGGCAGCAGAAGGTTCCGGATCATGGAACAGCTCTCCGCATTCTTCTGGAGCGGATTCAACGTGAAGCTATATATTCGAGGCTCGATGGCGCCGGCCACCGCGTCGTGCTCGGAGACAGGCGGTGCCTTGAGCACCAGCTGATTACAAAACGCCTGTCCGCTGTCTTCCAGGAACTCGTACAGTCCGCTCCGGATCATGTACCACAGGTGATCGAAAGCATAAGCACCCTCGAGAGCAGCTATCCCGGCATGCCGCAAGCGGCGTGCTCGGATTCTGCCTTTCACAGCCGGATGCCCCGAGTATCGCAAATGTACGCGCTGCCGTTGCGACTGTTTGAGCAAGGGGTGTTGCGCTACGGGTTTCATGGCCTGTCCTGCGAATACATCATGCAGGAGCTGGATTCTCTCGATCCGGCGGCGGCAAACGGCCGCGTGATTATTGCGCACCTGGGAAACGGCTCCAGTGTCACAGCAGTCGATCATGGAAAGAGCATCGACACCTCGATGGGCTTCACGCCGATGTCGGGTCTCGTCATGGGAACCCGCTGCGGCGATGTGGATCCCGGTGTGTTGCTGCATCTCATGGATCGCGATGAGATGACGTCAAGGGGACTGAACGACCTTCTTAATAAAAAGTCGGGCCTGCTTGGCCTCTCGGAACACAGCGCGGATATGCGCGATCTGATTGAACGTGAAGCTGCGGATGCGCGCTGTGCGGACGCGATAACGGTATTTTGCTACCACGTTCGCAAATTCATCGGGGCATACACCGCCGCTCTTGGCGGCCTGGACACTGTCGTTTTTACGGGTGGCATTGGTGAACATTCGGCCGTCATTCGCGAGCGCATCTGCACGGGGTTGAATTGCCTCGGTATCACACTCGATAGCGACGCGAACCGTATCGATGCGGGGATTATTTCGGCGAAAAGCAGTCTCGTTACTGTCAGAGTTATTCGGACCGACGAGGACCTGATGATTGCGCGGCACACGTCACAGGTAATTACAAACAGCAAGACATGA
- a CDS encoding phosphoketolase family protein — protein MTIEFDASLSTAVDGPPVSKPEQHQTAGPLSPEQLAGMHRYWSAANYLTVGQIYLQENPLLRDPLRREHIKQRLLGHWGTSAGLNFILTHLNRLITERNADLVCVIGPGHGGPAGNAHAWLDGTYSEIYHPITQDETGMRILFRQFSTPGGVSSHCGAHLPGSIHEGGELGYSLLHAYGAAFDNPDLIVACIIGDGEAETGPLEGSWKGNKFLNPVHDGAVLPILHLNGYKISGPTVYARIPEDELISLFRGHGHAPLLVSGDDPTAVHQEFAAAMDRCYETIRDIQRTTRSSGFTTRPAWPMIILRTPKGWTGPKIVDGIPIEGTFRAHQVPIATVREDPAHLKLLEEWMRSYKPEELFDRDGRLVPELASLAPRGDCRMSANPHVNGGRLLTDLELPNVADYALDIPGPGQVSAEAPLKLGEFLRDVIGMNPSTFRLFCPDETASNRLNAVFDATSRCSVAERVSLDDHVSPDGRVLEVLSEHCCQGWLEGYILSGRHGLWSSYEGFAQIADSMLTQHAKWLKESRSHPWRRPIASLNVFLSSHVWRQDHNGYSHQAPGFVDNALVQKSEIVRIYFPPDGNCLLHVMDHCLRTRNLINVVTCGKQPQLQWLSMHEAREHCSRGIGVWKFASNDEAGDPDVVLACAGDVPTTETIAAAWLLRKHVPDLKLRLVNVVDICAMMRDDVHPHGMDNIEFESYFPRSVPVIFVHHGYGFAIRSIVQGRPGDDRFHVRGYINEGTTTTPFDMVVLNQVDRFHIAIDALRRAERLRTKTLDLVDALQHKLTEHVLYTREHLVDLPEVANWHWTDDFSDPIAPPPAIKAGAQTFTNA, from the coding sequence ATGACGATCGAATTCGACGCCAGTCTGTCCACTGCGGTTGACGGGCCGCCCGTATCCAAACCGGAACAGCATCAAACCGCGGGACCGCTGTCCCCCGAGCAACTCGCCGGAATGCACCGCTATTGGAGCGCCGCGAATTATCTGACCGTAGGCCAGATCTATCTTCAGGAAAATCCGCTGCTCCGGGATCCGTTACGCCGCGAACATATCAAGCAGCGCCTTCTGGGCCATTGGGGAACGTCAGCCGGCCTTAATTTCATTCTCACCCATCTGAACCGCCTTATTACAGAGCGCAACGCGGATCTGGTTTGCGTCATCGGCCCCGGCCACGGCGGACCGGCGGGCAATGCGCATGCATGGCTGGACGGCACATACAGCGAGATCTATCACCCGATCACACAGGACGAAACCGGCATGCGGATCCTCTTCCGCCAGTTCTCGACTCCCGGCGGGGTATCCAGCCATTGCGGCGCCCACCTGCCGGGATCGATTCACGAAGGCGGCGAGTTGGGTTATTCGTTGCTGCATGCGTATGGGGCGGCATTCGACAATCCCGATCTCATCGTCGCATGCATCATTGGCGACGGAGAGGCGGAAACCGGTCCTTTGGAAGGCAGCTGGAAAGGTAACAAGTTTCTCAATCCGGTCCACGACGGCGCCGTCCTCCCGATCCTTCATTTGAACGGCTACAAAATATCGGGCCCGACAGTGTATGCCCGTATTCCCGAAGACGAACTGATCAGCCTGTTTCGCGGCCATGGCCATGCGCCCCTTCTGGTTTCCGGTGACGACCCGACAGCGGTCCATCAGGAGTTTGCCGCAGCGATGGACCGGTGCTACGAAACAATTCGCGACATACAACGCACTACGAGGAGCAGCGGGTTCACCACCCGACCCGCCTGGCCGATGATCATCCTCCGCACGCCGAAAGGATGGACCGGACCTAAAATCGTGGATGGCATCCCCATCGAAGGGACCTTTCGAGCTCATCAGGTTCCCATCGCAACAGTCCGTGAAGATCCGGCGCACCTCAAGCTGCTGGAAGAATGGATGCGCAGTTACAAACCCGAAGAATTGTTCGATCGTGATGGCCGGCTGGTACCGGAACTCGCCTCGCTTGCGCCGCGAGGCGATTGCCGCATGAGCGCGAATCCGCACGTGAACGGCGGCCGGTTGCTCACCGACCTGGAACTCCCGAATGTTGCGGATTACGCTCTCGACATTCCTGGTCCCGGCCAGGTATCTGCTGAAGCTCCGCTCAAGCTCGGCGAGTTCCTGCGCGATGTCATTGGGATGAACCCCAGCACTTTCCGGCTTTTCTGTCCGGATGAAACCGCATCGAATCGATTGAATGCCGTCTTCGATGCGACCTCACGGTGCAGCGTGGCGGAGCGCGTTTCGCTCGACGATCATGTCTCGCCGGATGGCCGGGTCCTGGAAGTGTTGAGTGAGCACTGCTGCCAGGGCTGGCTGGAAGGATACATTCTCAGCGGAAGGCACGGGCTGTGGTCCTCTTACGAAGGATTCGCGCAAATCGCGGATTCCATGCTGACGCAGCACGCCAAGTGGCTGAAGGAATCCAGAAGCCATCCCTGGCGGCGGCCCATCGCTTCGTTGAACGTGTTTTTGTCGAGCCACGTCTGGCGGCAGGACCATAACGGATACAGTCACCAGGCGCCGGGATTCGTCGATAACGCGCTGGTTCAGAAAAGCGAAATCGTTCGAATCTACTTTCCGCCGGACGGCAACTGTCTGTTGCACGTCATGGATCACTGCCTGCGCACGCGGAATCTGATCAATGTCGTCACCTGCGGCAAACAGCCTCAGTTGCAGTGGCTCTCCATGCATGAAGCACGCGAACACTGCTCCCGCGGCATCGGTGTATGGAAATTCGCAAGCAACGATGAGGCCGGCGATCCGGACGTCGTTCTCGCTTGCGCCGGAGACGTCCCCACGACGGAAACCATAGCGGCGGCATGGCTGTTGCGTAAGCACGTCCCCGATCTCAAACTGCGGCTGGTCAATGTCGTCGATATCTGCGCCATGATGCGAGACGATGTACACCCGCACGGCATGGATAACATCGAGTTTGAAAGTTACTTCCCGAGAAGCGTTCCCGTCATTTTCGTTCATCACGGCTACGGCTTCGCCATCCGGAGCATCGTGCAAGGCCGGCCTGGAGACGACAGGTTCCATGTACGCGGGTATATCAATGAAGGAACGACCACCACTCCGTTCGACATGGTCGTCCTGAACCAGGTCGACCGTTTCCACATTGCGATCGATGCGCTACGGAGAGCGGAGCGGCTTCGCACAAAGACGCTGGACCTTGTCGACGCGCTTCAGCATAAACTCACAGAGCACGTTCTTTACACACGCGAGCACCTTGTGGATCTGCCTGAGGTTGCGAACTGGCATTGGACAGATGATTTCAGCGACCCGATTGCGCCTCCGCCCGCTATCAAAGCAGGTGCGCAGACTTTCACGAATGCTTGA
- a CDS encoding HAD family hydrolase, with amino-acid sequence MELKQCSPLVFLLDVDNTLLDNDRIEQDLSEHLTAMFGREACDRYWNILEQMRRALGYADFLGALQRYRSEHLHNPRVLEISSFLVNYAFSDRLYPKALDLVTWLNSRWPAVIFSDGDAVFQPRKVERSGLWSAVEGRVLIYIHKEQMLDDVERWYPAGHYVFVDDKLRLLSAVKEKWGDRVTTVFPRQGHYANDPSTKTYPPADITVEHIGDLAEQISNTFDR; translated from the coding sequence ATGGAACTGAAACAATGCAGTCCACTTGTATTCCTTCTCGATGTCGATAACACGCTCCTCGATAATGACCGGATCGAGCAGGACCTGAGCGAGCACCTGACTGCCATGTTCGGCCGCGAGGCGTGTGACAGGTATTGGAACATCCTGGAGCAAATGCGGCGCGCGTTGGGATACGCCGACTTTCTCGGTGCGCTGCAGCGCTACCGCAGCGAGCACCTTCACAATCCACGGGTTCTCGAAATATCTTCGTTTCTGGTGAACTATGCGTTCAGCGACCGTTTATATCCGAAGGCCCTCGACCTCGTGACCTGGCTGAATAGCCGGTGGCCGGCAGTGATCTTTTCGGATGGAGACGCCGTCTTCCAGCCGCGTAAAGTTGAACGTTCCGGCCTCTGGTCCGCCGTCGAGGGCCGCGTGCTCATCTACATTCATAAGGAGCAGATGCTTGACGATGTCGAGCGCTGGTATCCTGCCGGGCATTACGTCTTCGTGGACGACAAACTCCGTCTCCTCAGCGCAGTTAAAGAAAAATGGGGAGACCGCGTGACCACGGTGTTCCCACGCCAGGGCCATTACGCAAATGATCCATCCACAAAGACTTATCCGCCGGCGGACATTACCGTCGAGCACATAGGCGATCTGGCCGAACAAATCTCTAACACTTTCGATCGATGA